TTTTTCAACGGCGTGGCCGGCGAGCGCTTCGCGGTGCGCAACTCCGGCGCCACCGCGGTGGTGGAGGGCACCGGCGACCACGGCTGCGAGTACATGACCGGCGGCACGGTCGTCGTGCTGGGCACCACCGGTCGCAACTTCGCGGCGGGCATGTCGGGCGGCGTGGCCTACGTCTATGACGAGGACGGCCTGTTCGACAAGCGCTGCAATACCGCGATGGTGGCGCTGGAATCCGTGCTGGCCGCCGCCGACCAGGAGAAGGCGCACACGCAGGCGACCTGGCACAAGGCGGACGGCGAGCGCGTGCTCGACGAGCAACTGCTCAAGTCGCTGGTGGAAAAGCATTTCCGCTACACCGGCTCCGAGCGCGCCAAGGAGCTGCTGGCCGACTGGAGCAACGCGCGCCGCCGCTTCGTCAAGGTCTTCCCGACCGAGTACAAGCGCGCGCTGACCGAGATGTATGAGCGCGAACAGGAAAGCGCACGCGAGCAGATCGCGGCCTGATCCTGAGCGACCTGGCGGGTCGTCGATTGATCGATCGACGCCCGCCATCACCGAACAAACGCAACCTCACAAGACAGGCGCGACCGCCCGGCAGGATTGCCGTGCCGGCCGGCATCGCGTCAGGAAGGACACCATGGGCAAGGCGACCGGCTTTCTCGAATTTCCCCGCCAGAACGAGGCATACGAAGCGCCCGAAGCGCGCGTGAAGCATTACAAGGAGTTCGTGTTCGCGCTGGCGGACAGCGAAGCCAAGATCCAGGGCGCGCGCTGCATGGATTGCGGCATCCCGTTCTGCAACAACGGCTGTCCGGTCAACAACATCATCCCCGACTTCAACGACCTGGTGTACCGCCAGGACTGGAAGACGGCGATCGAGGTGCTGCACTCGACCAACAATTTCCCCGAGTTCACGGGCCGCATCTGCCCGGCGCCGTGCGAGGCGGCCTGCACGCTGGGCATCAATGAGGCGCCGGTCGGCATCAAGTCGATCGAGCATGCCATCATCGACAAGGCGTGGGCCGAGGGCTGGGTGCATCCGCAACTGGCCAGGCACAAGACCGGCAAGACCGTGGCCGTGGTCGGGTCGGGCCCGGCCGGCCTGGCGGCGGCGCAGCAACTGGCACGCGCCGGCCACGACGTGACGCTGTTCGAGAAGAACGACCGCATCGGCGGCCTGCTGCGTTATGGCATCCCCGATTTCAAGCTGGAAAAAACGCAGATCGACCGCCGCGTGCAGCAGATGGAAGCCGAGGGCGTGACCTTTCGCACCGGCGTGATGGTGGGAGACAAGACGGTCCCCGCCGGCATCTGCAACGACGCGCGCGAGACCATCGCCGCACAGGACATCCTCAAGACTTTCGACGCCGTGGTGCTCACGGGCGGCTCGGAAGTCCCGCGCGACCTGCCGGTGCCCGGCCGCGACCTGGACGGCGTGCACTACGCACTCGAATTCCTGATCCCGCAGAACAAGGAAGTGGCCGGCGACGCGCCCAACCCGATCCGCGCCGATGGCAAGCACGTCATCGTGATCGGCGGTGGCGATACGGGTTCGGACTGCGTGGGCACCTCCAACCGCCATGGCGCCGCATCGGTCACGCAGTTCGAACTGCTGCCGCGCCCGCCCGAAGAAGAGAACAAGCCGCTGGTATGGCCGTACTGGCCGATCAAGCTGCGCACGTCGTCGTCGCACGACGAGGGCTGCGAGCGCGACTGGTCGGTCGCCACCAAAGCGCTGATCGGCGAGAACGGCCGCGTGACGGGCCTGACCGCCGTGCGCCTGGAGTGGAAGGACGGCAAGATGAGCGAGGTCGAGGGCAGCGAGTTCACGCTCAAGGCCGACCTCGTGCTGCTGGCGATGGGTTTCACCAACCCGGTCGGCGGCGTGCTGGATGCCTTCGGCGTGAGCAAGGATGCGCGCAACAACGCCCGCGCCAGCACCGAAGGCGACAACGCCTACGCCACCAATG
The sequence above is drawn from the Ralstonia solanacearum K60 genome and encodes:
- a CDS encoding glutamate synthase subunit beta, which encodes MGKATGFLEFPRQNEAYEAPEARVKHYKEFVFALADSEAKIQGARCMDCGIPFCNNGCPVNNIIPDFNDLVYRQDWKTAIEVLHSTNNFPEFTGRICPAPCEAACTLGINEAPVGIKSIEHAIIDKAWAEGWVHPQLARHKTGKTVAVVGSGPAGLAAAQQLARAGHDVTLFEKNDRIGGLLRYGIPDFKLEKTQIDRRVQQMEAEGVTFRTGVMVGDKTVPAGICNDARETIAAQDILKTFDAVVLTGGSEVPRDLPVPGRDLDGVHYALEFLIPQNKEVAGDAPNPIRADGKHVIVIGGGDTGSDCVGTSNRHGAASVTQFELLPRPPEEENKPLVWPYWPIKLRTSSSHDEGCERDWSVATKALIGENGRVTGLTAVRLEWKDGKMSEVEGSEFTLKADLVLLAMGFTNPVGGVLDAFGVSKDARNNARASTEGDNAYATNVPKVFAAGDVRRGQSLVVWAIREGRQAARAVDTFLMGHSELPR